TACACTCATTCCATGTGAGAAAATGAAGTCAGCAGGGGGGAAAAATAATCAGGGTCCCTCGTAATTTTACACAGTATTAAATGATCTGGAAGAAACACCGTCTGATAGAagctctgggggggggggctttaaaGAGGCTGGGAAAGTCTAGactgtaaaatgattttatgGACTGAATTATCATGTACAAATTATTATGACatgtcaaattaaaaatgtgacatGTTATTCTCTGCCGCTTTGTTTGAGCATTGTTTACTAGAACATCAAAAAGTTTGGCATTTTATAAAGGAATGAGTCAGACCCCCCCGCAGTCGCAGATATGCATCTCACTGAATTGTATGTTGACTTTGCCTTAGTTGAAAGTGGCAAAAAGGATAACAGACAGCCTGTAATGTTTATTCTTTATACTCCCAATAGAATAGCAAACTAcaataaacatatttaatgGCCCACTTAATAATTAGAATGAAAGTGATAAATATACAGTGAAATCACCAAAATCCAATTTGTGGCTGGATCCAACtctgaaatacaaaattaaatccTTTATACTGAAGGAAGGGGTGTAAATATGCTGCACAgtagacataccataaatataacaaatttaaaatgaaatatagtATTAAGTAGCATATCGCAGCATTAgtcttcacaacaaggtgaaggtgttaaaataacactgcacagcagacagaaataagactgcatagtaGAGAAACAATAAAATCACATGCCGGTGATTTgctggaaaagaatgtgtgttttggtctgatgttttgtgtctacaggacccagatgaggccgttaacaggtgacagtgaagggcacagaagaaggaactgataagcatgCTATACGTGCAAGGCAAcatcttgcatatttcagtaactgtgtaactgtgtctaagtctgtgtataaaagttgaactaagatagagagcggtgtcagacttgtgtgaagctgcaccgaCTGACTGCATTAGGCAGCTTcgacaattctgaaccagagtactctgtaaaactgtttgaaatggctttattaaatttaataattggactccttattctgttgtttggtgtcattcctgttcgataaacaaacatgcagaaacctaaaggcttaagcagcaactcatgttttttacatttcttcaaTACTAAATATCTGCAGTATTCACAGTCATAACTGATGAAGCCTGAGATCAAGTGTTCTAAGATGCCTCGTTTTCACAAAATATGACTTTGCCTTTTGCTCAACTCAGGCGCCTCTCCTTATAGAGTGGCCTCTTCTTTCATTGCCCAGAAGAACTGATTACAGCTCAGCCCGCTAAAGACACAGATTAGTATTGTGGGAAATGCACTCCTTGGTGCTCTCACGTCTATCCAGTAAGAAAAACAAGGCGAaagttagcttagcataaaggcAGGAGGTGGGGTGAAACAGCTGTACCGATTTTTTCCTGGAGAAGGCGTCATTGCAGCAGCATAATTAACTTTGCCTTTTCTACAGATTAAATAAACAAGATCTACACCAAAGAAACATTAagcaacagcaaatttagaGATCTATAGTCAGGCTCTCtttagtaagtaagtaaaattttatttatatctttaCGATGTAATTACATTCCTTTAACCACTTGATTTTAGCAACATAATCTTGCTCATACAGAAGGGTATGTTAATTACTAAGGCGTGCTGAGCCTAAAGGCAGAGTTTACAATGTAACGAAGACAGCTCTATTATAACCTGGTAGTTCACCGTGTTAACACATGCTGCCTGATCCAGAGCAGGTCGTGTTGACAGTCTGGTGTTAAAACCGGCTCCAAAGGCCACATTTATACAGATTCTTTTCCAGACAACATGCTGTGCATGAAACACACTCTGCTGAGGAACACCCATTAAATATtcaaaccagttaaaactaTATCACTTTGACTTGGCCAAATGCTTCTGTCATTATGTGCATGACCTGAAGCCACTTCTTACCATGTTTACATGGATCACGTTTAAAGATTAACACTTCtaaatgtgcagctgtcacCTTATAAATCAGCGGCAGCACAGAGAACACACTGAGCGGTGAAATAAATATAGTCACTCAATAACAATTACTACTACTGCTTCCAAGTAGGTGGCATTCAATGCATGGAAGAAGACCGAGCACAAAAGATAGCCACCATCGTGATGTCCATTATCTCGGATTGCGTTTTGGGTTTGGTCGAGCCAGCTAACACAAAGGAAGCGTGCTGCATGGTAAACCATGTGCTGTCAGCAAACTGGAACTGAGACAACTCTGACCTCATCTTTACAGTCTCACTGAACTTCACTCTGGCCTGTAGCCCGTCTGGTGCTCTGTCTGTACCTGAATGATAAGTCCAGGTGCCATGGATGTTAGATCCTCCTGTAGTGTCAACTTCAGATTTTCATCAATTTGgtctgtggggaaaaaaggtgAGAAAAGGCCAGGTGAGCATGAAACATTTACAGCCCTCTGACCATTAAAAACCATgtgattttctggtttttaagtgggctgcagcattcttgactttgggaaccacttcTTTACTACATTAAGCCATGGTTATTTATATTCCACAGAATCTGATCAGGCTCACTCTTGTGTAACATTTCACAAGAGCGGGGGtcacacaaaaaacaattaATATCCGGCTTAGGCATTCCCAGGTGGTGTGCTGTGAACCCTCAGCTGCCGACTGACTGCATCCTGTTGATGCATCATTAAAGAAAACCGCAAGCAAAAATTTATTTCAAATAAGTAGTGTGCAGCTGTGAGCTCTCACCAAACAGGCCGATGTAGACCTCCTGCAGTGAGTGAACGCTACAGAACTGGTTGAGCTCGTGGTGAACCTTGTTGAATATCAAGGCTTTGTCATAGTCTGCAGTGAAGTTCCTCACTATGTCATACACTGCAGAGGGGGAAACAAGTGATcagtcaagttaaaaaaaaaaaacaagcaacaaaaaaacaaacaaaaaaaaaataatatcttcTGCTGTTCAGCCGCAAAAAGCCCAAACAAATGAGGGGAAAATTGGGATAAACACACTCTGTAATGTGGTGAAATTACCTGCTGATGGAATGAGGTAGTTCACTACTTCTATACGGTCAAAGTAAATCATCACTCCTCCACTGaaagaaaatttttaaaaaaagcatataATTAAATCACTTTTACCCAACACTAGTGTGAAATGACAGAAGCCACcgacccacccacccaccacccaaccccacccccccggGTCTGGGAGAAGCCAGGTTCAGACATGTGGTGGTGAAACTCTGTTCCCAACAACGCTGCAGGGATCAATCTTCTAAATGTTTTGTGTGGGGGTCTGTGCAGGGGGCACCTTGAATCCTGAGTGCAATAAGGCCACATGTGATACGGATGCTAACCTTGTGCCGCACGGTACGTTCTTCACTTCATCTGTCTGCAGCGTCGTCTACAAGACAAAGATCACAAGTTTAACATATTTGCCAACTTTCTGCCTGCCAGGAGCTCATTTTTGTGGTGCTGACATTATATAATAAAAGAaacgaaaaaacaaaacaaaaaaaacaatcagactCAAACCAGTGGGACTGTCAATATGAGAAAGGGTGGATTTCAGTCCTGCACACAGGGTAAACAGCAACAGGTCATCACAGTTTTATCATGTTATGATGTAACACTGCAGAGAGTCTGACCAACATTCTTTCATTCTGGAATCACATTATTTCGACTCACAACCCCAATTAGTGTGAAAAACATTTCTAATGAAGGGTGGACCCTGCTGAGAATGTTCCTCCTGTCACTCCTACAAACAGGACTCAGTACTCATTACAGTCTACATACATTACAGGAGGATGAGTGGGCTGAAGGACGGGCTTATTTAACAACAATCATAGGATATTtctgggtgtaacagcagctaacCCATTATGTTAAGAGTGTTTTTGCACTTCATCATGATGCCATAGtgaatttgacctctgaccttttggaCATAAAAGGGCATCACTTCATCAGTCATGGCCAACACATCCTTTGTGAGGTCTCAGTGACCCACGAACTTTGACCACCAAATTCTAATCAGTTCCATCTTGAGTTCAGCTGAACTCTTGTGCCAAATTGAAAACATTCCCTTAATCCCTGCGATATCATGTTCACATGGAGGAATAATGAGTAATGTCTCCACTCACAGCTGTCGGGCATATAACCTAAATTGAACAAGTGACTAAATTACACTCTGAAAGTACAGATTGTTTATTGGAGATATTTAGCCTATATTTTTTGGATGTAGACATATTTTTGTGCATGTTCTAATTCTAAGGGTTTATATACAACGAGGGAAacaattatttgatcccctgctgaattcgTAAGTTTGGCCATTTGCAAAGAAGTGAACAGTCTCTACTTTATAtggtagttttattttagtggaaccaaaaatccagaaaaacattacataaaaaatacaaattaatttGCATGTCACTGAATGAAATTATTAATTTCCCCCACTGtcatcaaattaaattaaatcaaattaaatgaaCAACCTCAAATGAACAGGAGAACATCACACATTTCACTGTCACAAGCAGTGTGCGAAAACTAAGTGGACCCcctgattcagtagcttgtagaagcaattttagcagcaataattgAAGTTACTGTTTTCTCTATgacacattgttgtggaggaatgttggcttactcttctttacagcattcGTTGAGGTTtaatttaagcacagctctcttaagctCCGGCCACAGCacttcagtcaggttgaggtctggattttGACTGTGttgttgcagcaccttgattcttttcttcttcaatcattctgttgtagatttgtaaTGTGTTTGGACTCATTGACTTGTTGCAAGACCCGATTATGCTTTAGCTGTCAAACAGAcggcctcatatttgactctagaatacttggGTATAGAGAGGAGTTCAAGGTCGACTCAAAGACTGCAAGatgtccaggtcctgtggctgcaaaacaaggcCAAACAATCATCCCTCCACCACCGCGCTGACAGCTGGTACGAGCtgattgtgctgatatgctgtgtttggttgtcACAAAcgtggtctcatctgtccaaagtaCACTGTTCCAGATACAATTTTGCAAACCTGAGtcatgctgccatgttgtttTCAGAGAGAACAGGCTGTCTCCTTGCAGCCCTtctaaacaagccatacttgttccaATTGTACTGCTGTTAACTTTAACatctaacatgctaactgaatCCTGTAGAGtatgagatgtagctcttgggattttttgcagtttctctgaacattgcacagtctgactttgggatgtccactcctgggaagattagcagctgtcttgaatgtcTTCCACGTCTTTCTCACAGACCCTAACCCAGACTGGGCAGCAACAGCTCCAGATCTGCTTTAAAAGAGGTGCTCACACCAGTTAATAAAGTGCACTGGCTTCTATTTAAGCTCTTAATTCTTATGGAAGCATTAAGGGTatgcttagttttttttttttttttgaagaatttGACTTTTCTGTGAATTATGAGCCTTATTGTTCAGCTTTTCTATTAGGTGATATTTACTTGCGTACATTCGTATGATAGGttcccttttatttttgttcatgcCATTCCTATGCACTTACtatgtgcatgtctttggactgtgggaggaaaccggagtacccggagaaaacccacgcaaacacggggagaacatgcaaacacagaaaggcccgggacaaggtggaatcgaacccagaccttctcgctgtgaggcaacagtgctaaccaccgtgggCGTGCCATGTAGATATAGCGCGTTTCCTGTAATGTCCTCTatgtctgaagaagggcagtTGTAACTGTATTAAAGTCATTCAGGAGCTTTCTCAGGTGTGCGGACTTCACTTTTTCATCTTCATAGTTTGTTAGTCGGGCACTcagtattttacttttttagattgtgtgtgtgtccttgtttcTAATTATGCTTCGTTTTTCCACACACAGCTTGtgtattttggcttttttgttaCATAAACAATGACATGTTGTAATATGTTATGTGTTGAGGTTACCTAATTATAAGACCTGCTAATGACCcgatgatttttttattatgtcctggcACGTAAAAACAATGGTATGTAAACAGTGCAGTGAAATAGTTTTCACCACCtttcctgctttcttcttctATGTATCTCACACTAAGCTGTGCCAgagctttaaatttttttggtgtttttttttaaaggcagatgGAGCATATACAAGTTTTATACAATAACTGTATTTCATAAGAAGAACAGGATACATAAAAACAACCTGGACCTgtgtgaaataaacaaaaaacatccactTCCTACTAAATCCAAAACAAATCCAAGATTAAACTGATAACTGGCTACAGCTTTAACACCAAACTCAAGATTACTGAGAGCCCTGTTTAAACCAATGATCACAAAAGGCTGCGTTAcactgtttttttaatctgcccAAGGACTACAGATGGAAATTAGCTCATGTCTAACTAACtggtacttttatttttttgattaatgTATTCTGTACCCAGTCCCTGAAAGacaaacactaaaacacacaataaGCACAGTGCTGGTTTTAAAAGGTCTCACCTGTAGCGTACtacaccaaaataaataaataaaaaaaaaaatacatgtcagAATATAAAGAAGGTGACTGAAATAGATCAGTCtgagacatttaaaaaacttATTCTAAGGTTCTGTGGTTCACAGATCCACAGCGAGAGGCAATATTTACACAGTGAACTTTTCCAGAAGCAGCAGGAAGACACATGAAAGAGCCAATGAAAACATACAGATGAGTGTTTATGAAATATACTGGATAAAGAAAGGCATTCATGGGAGAGCAGCaaggcagaaagacagaaaggcaTTTAGTCTTATATGAATTTTGTCACAACATGATTTGATTATCAAAGTTTTAGCTGAACTGTTTGGAAGGAGGACATAACGTTCTTTTAGTGTGAAcagattcatttaaaaaaaaaaaaaaaaaaaaaaaaaaaaaagagtaaagatTATGCCCACAGTCATACGTGGAGGTGACAGTGTTAGCTGGGAATGCTTTTGGGTGACTTACAGAAACTATGAGAAATACAAATTCTTCAATTCTTCAACCAACTTGACTCGACTCACCTGAACAGACTTGTAGGTGGTGATGAATGGAAGCATAAGATGGAAACCAGGACCGCTGGTGGTGGTCAGGAGAGCCCCTCCCCTGTGTGACACACAGTTGACTGATGtgtaaatcttttttcttttttttttttttttttaatcaggccTAACCCCTCTTTGGAAGCTCTTATTCAGGGGATGAAGATTAACTTTATAGTATACACAAAAGCTACCACACTTCCAATTTATCAAGCAGTCTGTTAGCTCAGGAACTAAAAGAGTTCTCCCAGAATTCACGTTAAAGACCCAAAGAGGCCACAGTCTTGTCGCTGGTAAGTCATCATTTGCATAAAGAGCCCCAGTTAAGAAGGAAAATCTAAGTCCATGCAAGTGATGGTATCAAAATACCCTGAAGCTAAGATGGTGCAGAGGCTCACAACAGCACACAGCTGGCATTTTTATACCCAGATAATTACAGTGCTCACTGTGGAACAAACAAGACGTTGAAAGCAAAATGATTTGAAGCAGGTGCTTGAGTCTGTAAAGTTTTGCAACAGAgtactgcaataaaaaaaaaaatttaaaaaggctCACCTGTAGTAAACTCCAGTGTGTCCCTCATCAATCTTGTGCACGGAGGCTAACAGCGCTGCTGCTCCAAGAGCAGCAATTATGGAGAATATGGCACCCCACTGTGCCATCCTGGCAGGCAGACGGGAGAGACAGCATGTGAAAATAAGCAGACAGAGTTTCTCTTCTGGTGTTTTCACACTAACTGTCCTAATTACAATCAAATGTTCAGACAATCTTCCAGCTACATGTGACAAACTGTCTATCCAGCCAGTGGGTCACGTAGTAACACACCGGAGCTGGTTTCCTGCTCACTGGTTTATCTCCTCTCAGCTCAGGCTTAGCCAGACATCAGCTGTGACCTTGTCACACTTAAAGAGGATTGAGCACAGTGGCCTACAGAGAGCTCAACGCATCGCCACTTAAGAAAACACGTGCAAACAGTCAGAACATAAGAAAATGCAAAACCACCCTGGGTGAATCAACAAAAATGGTTCCAAGGGGCAAAGGTCAGGAAGTTTAGCTGACGTCAATATCTTCAAAAGACccaaagaattaaaaaacaagGACCTCCTGGTCTCTTCAtagatatttttctttctcacctCTTTGGATGCTCTCTAGATTACTTGCAGTATATAGTTCTAATGTGCAACATGTTTTGTCAAATTGATAAAGATATTGTCTTGGCCGGCTGGTGTTTTGTCTATTTGTATGTGTTTTCTTATGCTGGAGCACACTGAGCTCTCTTTGCCACTGAGTGATGGGGAATATCtgccttttctccccatttcccttAAGTAAGaacggcttcttgacagccaccaaTCTATTGAGATCACTTCTGATCAGGCTTCATTGAACAGCAGATGGTTCAATGAAGCCTGATCAGAAGggcatctctcaggttctgtgtctgccctttttttttttttttggctatttcttaaagacatgattttcacatactgttcatctgttgtAGATAGATTATTATGCCTGCCACTTCTTATTTTATCCTCAATTTTTTGAGGACATACTGCATACCatactgagatatgccaagcCTTTGGCcagtagctctttgggaattgACTTGATgatgcaaaaataatattttatgcctgtcaacaGTagcatagattcagctaaagaaatgagaacatgtcgtgtttttgcaacaggctgctagcaACAAAGTAACTAAGACAgagtttaaaattggttctttgctaagatGTACGTtatccatccactcatcatgaGCATGAATGTCACAGTAATTTGGGGTTTTTAGTGATTTCTTTGAAACCCTCTTTTctcagggtggaatgattgtacagcatacatccttaatgttaaaaaacaagaattgggtgcacaagtttgaatttatattGGATTTTTTCTAATCTATACAGGataaaaattatacatacaggcttaaatatatacatacacccccactaatatttggttaatgTCCCTTATCAAGTTGGACCTTGACCAGACGCTGTttgtagccatcaacaagcttctgggaTAATTCTGGCTGCATATTTGACTACACTTCTTGggagaattggtagagttcatttaaactgaAGTCAGCTTCCTGGAAAGGACCTGacttttaagcatagtccatAAATTTTTaatagggttgaggtcggggctttgggaaggccattctagaagcttaatgttagcctgttttatccattccaaacCAGTTctgatgtgtttgggatcattgtcctgcaggAACACCAAACTGTTTCAACTGTCCAggtgttgatttgaggtgaaactGAACAATTTAGAGATAGTCATCTTTCATGCACTTTGTGGAATCTATCAGTACCACTGGTATAACCGCGCCgtgtcttcttctgtggtggttTATACCCGATCAACCAATGAACTTGTAGTCACAAACAgctccagagcatgatgctaccaccaccatgcttgacaactgctacagtgttcttaggttcaAAAGCCTCAGCTTttctcctccaaacataccacTGTCACTGTGGCCAAATAACTTAGTCTttgtctgaccataaaacttttctgCAGAAGGTATTTGGAGTGTCCATGTGAGCAGCTGCAGatttcagtcaagcttgaagTTGTTGATtctggagcaggggcttctttcttggtcagaaCTCTCTCACTCCACGGTGAAGTAAAACTTGTCTCACTGTGGACACGGTGGTGCTCCtccagtttccagttcatggtaGGTGTGAATCTTGGTGATTCCTGGATTGTTTCTGAACATCCTACATATCTGAGGATGACAGTTTGAGTCTTCTTCCACACCTTGGTAAAGTGATGACATTCTGATGTCATCACTAAATCATTAAAAGATATGTAGGATGAATCTGCAGTGGTTtggaaatggctccaagagaccttcccaacttggactttcccattgttctgagtattggtcactCCACTGAgcgctgtcaaacaaatccttttaacgctgacaaagagaaactaccagctgtagtcaatcatgattaCTAAGAAGAAGCTAATAGGCTTTGGCCTTGTAAAGACGTTGTAGAACCTTCaccaccacttattaaaagatttaagtgagtctATGTGTatatttgaccctgtgtggattagggaaaatcctaaataaattccAACTTGTATTGTTTTTCAAAGCCATTAAAAGATGCTTTACAGTCATTTcactctggaaaaagaacagttcaaagaaagcATTacaagcccaaaattaccatgacattcatgcccacatAGTAGACCTAAatttctgaccacagctgtataaACTTCTGTTGGCTAACCTGAAGGAGCCGTTTCAGCTTTGCTTAGTAAGGATTTGCAGATATATAATCTGGTGACCCACTGCTTCAAatggcttttaaataaataaaaaaattaaaatttattaaaacagaaatatttcttAAACTAATCTTGATTTGTCCGTTGGCCTAcaacttttttgcttttgtaaaCAAGCTGGGTATATTCATCACTGCTGCAAAATGTAAAAGACAAAGAAGGGTCTTGTTCTAGCACTTCTGTACATGAACATTGACAAAACCGAACTTCtctgaagaaaaacagcaaagttTAAGAGACGTTGCGGACACAGCTTCCTCTCGTTAGCGGAAACGACGTCAATGGAGTATTTCAAAATCCAAGTTAATATTTGATCATATTCAAACCACATTTATGTAAAACATGTATGCCGAATAAAAGGAAAGACTCTAGACATCCGCCTGTAGCATTAAAACTGCTAATATATAACAGCCACGCACGACATATAACAAAACCAATTTAAAATATCCAAATATCTGAATGCTTTTCAGATTCACGGGCTTCGTAGCTAACACAGCATTAGCGGGATGTATGTTCTTATATGACTGCTGCCTGACAGAAAGGAGTCTCTTTAAGTTGCAGACCTGCTGACACACTATCTCAGGTATCCAGGTGTCTCAACCTTCACTCCAGTCTCGGCTTTTAAAGCTCAACACGAGGCCAAATACTGACTCATCTTTAGCTAACGCTTAGCAAAACAATCTCAGCCAGTCTCTCCCCTCCTAACATGCTACTGGCATGTGAAACAGGGACGGCAGACAgtttaaatgtgcaaaaatgcaAGCTTCTCTGGCTTGACTGTCCTACCTGTAGTTTCTGCTAAGATGACACCAACACAAATATATAACACAGGATCCTCCGGTTCTTTCTTTTTCGTCTGCCTTTTGAGTCCGCCGGCATCTTTAGTTTTTACACTAGCGCCCTCTGGCGGACAGCCAGCAAACAGCTTCAGTTTTCCACGTGCGCCAGCCAGGAGCACCTTGTTGGTCAGGTaggttgaaaatcctgtttTGTTATGCTGTCGTTGTGCGGAGGTTGATCCACTGCGTGCACTGCACGTTTAGTATGGTGGAGTTTATTATGACGTGATGCTGACTGGGTGACGCCTCTGAGACTGTTTCACCACGGTGTGAGGAAACGCGTTGTGGATTGATTACGTGTTTGTAAAAAACaaggcaaacatgttataaCTGTAAATATTTACAGGAGAAGCTACAATTACCTATGAATACCTAATATAGTTCTTATGGCATTTTCATATAAGCTGACACATTCTGGTCATGGTGCGTTTAAGTGCTAAATACCAAGAACTAAAGCACAGCGTTATTCATTAACTGATCAATCAGAAACTGAATAAAGTATTTGAAATGCTTAAAATACTAATACTCTGCTAATAGGTGTCAGTAAAGAAGGAAAGAGTTCATCCACCAATAACTTGCCTAAATACAATTTAAGTACAGGATGTATAAACTCTAAAGCATGGCACTTTAGTCAGTGGGCTGCATATAACCCAATTGCATCTCAGCTGGGTCAGACTATAGGCTGTACAGAGGAAGCATGAATTATTTCGGTTTGCACACAATAACAGaattatttcagattttttaatttatttatttattaccagGGTCAGTATTGCTGACCTCCTGAAAAACAATTTCTGTAGACTGcgtgacatcatcagtgaagattaatgaacccagaagaagccatgcaacCCAaagccagaggtggcaaaagtactgacattctgtacttaagtagaagtacaagtacttatgttaaaaaatactttagtaaaagtcgaagtactggttcaacttctctacttaagtaaaagtaaaaaagtacaggctctgaaatgtactcaaagtaagaaagtaaaagtagttctttggaggatgtttctacctgctatttttgtgtaaaacaaaccgaacctcattatatattattgtaataatataaaatagtacatgagaatacaaatgttattccaatctaaattttaattctaatgaatgcactcagcttgaatctgttatgtaggacacaaactgtgaaagtgaatttaaacacagctctgttctctgtgtcctccatagtagagggtgactgtgcctccacctaaacacccagtatttcacagctatctgagctgatctccatcccctacactgacagcatacaggctgtagaaatgttggattcagtgaatgaatctcagcatcagcagctttgattcaaactcatctctgctgcactgatgtaacctgtaactctgaccatgaacacaaacactgtgctccagtccaacacagagctttactgtaaatacagtacaacaaactaacctatttattaaacactaaactgcagcattttcatacaatctttgaataagacaaagtcagcatacttcagtttgttttcactccttacctttaaatctaacctctcttcttcctctcctgtcctctttctccatctctgagtgaacttctctctctttgctctccctgaaatacagcagctcttcttttagctagcagacacactgtgtgacaaactgcacacactttgtgtgtctgctgatatttgttgagcatttagaaacgttgcatttacctgccacacgttactcccttcatgctcgctcctct
This sequence is a window from Archocentrus centrarchus isolate MPI-CPG fArcCen1 chromosome 9, fArcCen1, whole genome shotgun sequence. Protein-coding genes within it:
- the erlin2 gene encoding erlin-2; this encodes MAQWGAIFSIIAALGAAALLASVHKIDEGHTGVYYRGGALLTTTSGPGFHLMLPFITTYKSVQTTLQTDEVKNVPCGTSGGVMIYFDRIEVVNYLIPSAVYDIVRNFTADYDKALIFNKVHHELNQFCSVHSLQEVYIGLFDQIDENLKLTLQEDLTSMAPGLIIQAVRVTKPNIPESIRRNYELMESEKTKLLISQQTQKVVEKEAETERIKAVIEAEKVAQVAEIKFGQKVMEKETEKKISEIEDSAFLARQKAKADAEFYTALRAAEANKLKLTPEYLQLMKYKAIAANSKIYFGNDIPQMFVDSGSAGSSIKASAAMDVVGEHILDLD